In one window of Gemmatimonadota bacterium DNA:
- a CDS encoding SPOR domain-containing protein, whose protein sequence is MSTRPLLVTMVLAALACQSGSQPYAHGLSAASTIPPSSLLRLPAAGGPAALYHVPGLAPWDWRTSTPFPPLRRVVGADLDQELVYALTDKNEVVALDLQTARPRPVLAQSVREVTIGPDGTLFTVDDSLRVVQFVRRNPVRYATRLPARPRDLFGTRGATLIAISAGAANGLTLLHPGEPPKRAELPTGDAAAAFWGDLLAIAADSAVILADPEQPDLLQSLPVSGHARAVLFSPSGHRFYVARREGGVLVYNRFTRQKVGEIDLPGPAGALRVDPFGRWLLVHPTGADSLWLVDLATDRYVGGFAADWSSDLPTVTNQQTLLLKLGRDVVAYDLTNGEFPEAGRVRDGSGDFWLPLAWTPETGTASALPETAADTTTPLAPDDEAASRVYLQVSSSQNRAWSDELARQLEQQGLPASVLEPRDGEEGFRVVLGPYPTREVAESTGRRLGRPFFIYQPDR, encoded by the coding sequence GTGTCCACCCGTCCCCTCCTGGTGACGATGGTCCTCGCGGCCCTCGCCTGCCAGTCCGGCTCCCAGCCTTACGCCCACGGTCTCTCCGCCGCCTCGACCATCCCACCCTCGAGCCTGCTGCGGCTCCCGGCGGCTGGCGGGCCGGCGGCGCTCTACCATGTGCCCGGGCTCGCGCCGTGGGACTGGCGGACCAGCACGCCGTTCCCGCCGCTCCGCCGGGTGGTCGGGGCCGACCTGGACCAGGAGCTGGTGTACGCCCTGACGGACAAGAACGAGGTCGTCGCCCTCGATCTCCAGACGGCACGCCCCCGCCCCGTCCTAGCCCAGAGTGTGCGGGAGGTGACCATCGGTCCCGATGGCACCCTCTTCACGGTGGACGACAGCCTGCGGGTAGTGCAGTTCGTCCGGCGCAACCCGGTCCGCTACGCCACCCGGCTCCCTGCCCGCCCGCGCGACCTCTTCGGGACCCGCGGCGCCACATTGATCGCCATCTCCGCCGGCGCCGCCAACGGCCTCACCCTGCTGCACCCGGGCGAGCCGCCCAAGCGGGCCGAGCTCCCCACCGGCGACGCCGCGGCCGCCTTCTGGGGCGACCTGCTCGCCATCGCGGCCGACTCCGCCGTCATCCTGGCCGACCCCGAGCAGCCCGACCTGCTGCAGAGCCTGCCGGTCAGCGGCCACGCCCGGGCCGTCCTCTTCTCGCCGTCCGGCCACCGGTTCTACGTGGCGCGGCGGGAGGGCGGCGTGCTGGTGTACAACCGCTTCACCCGCCAGAAGGTCGGCGAGATCGACCTGCCCGGCCCCGCCGGCGCGCTCCGGGTGGACCCGTTCGGGCGCTGGCTCCTGGTGCACCCCACGGGGGCCGACTCGCTCTGGCTGGTGGACCTTGCCACCGATCGCTACGTCGGCGGGTTCGCCGCTGACTGGTCCTCCGACCTCCCGACCGTGACCAACCAGCAGACGCTGCTGCTCAAGCTGGGGCGGGACGTCGTCGCGTACGACCTCACCAACGGTGAATTCCCCGAGGCGGGCCGCGTGCGCGATGGCTCCGGGGACTTCTGGCTGCCGCTGGCCTGGACCCCGGAGACCGGCACCGCGAGCGCGCTGCCGGAGACGGCCGCCGACACCACCACGCCGCTCGCGCCGGACGACGAGGCCGCGAGCCGGGTGTACCTGCAGGTCTCCAGCTCGCAGAACCGGGCCTGGTCCGACGAGCTGGCTCGCCAGCTCGAGCAGCAGGGGCTGCCCGCCTCAGTGCTGGAGCCCCGCGATGGCGAGGAGGGCTTCCGGGTGGTGCTCGGGCCCTATCCCACGCGGGAAGTCGCCGAATCCACGGGCCGCCGCCTCGGCCGCCCGTTCTTCATCTATCAACCCGACCGCTAA